GAAGCGGCTCCTGGCGTTCATCGCGCTCAAGGGCCGTACCGCTGCCCCTCGGTCCCTGGTCGCCGGAAGCCTGTGGCCCGAAGCATGTGAGCAGAGCGCGCACACGAACCTGCGGTCGGCGTTGTCGCGCCTGCGCAGCATCGGCAGGAGAGCCCTGGAGGTCAGCCCCACCGACGTACGCCTCGCGCGGGACGTCAGCGTCGATCTGCACCACGCGCGATCGCTGGCCCAGCGCATACTCGACCCCGGCGTTCCGGCCGGAGAACTCCAGCTCAGTGCGGCGACCGTCGACCAGCTCTCCGGCGACGTGCTGCCCGGCTGGTACGACGACTGGGCACTCCAGGAGGCCGAACGGTGGCAGCAGCTTCGACTCCACGCACTTGAGTCACTGGCGGGAGAGTTCATCGACACGAAGCAGTTCGCCGGGGCGGTGGCAGCCGCCCACGCGGCCGTACAGGCGAATCCGCTGCGGGAGAGCAGCCAGGCGTCACTGATCCGGGCCCACTTGGCGGAAGGCAACCTGTCCGAGGCGCTGGACGACTTCGAACGCTACGAGCACCGCCTCCGCGACGAGCTCGGACTTCGCCCCACACCGCGGCTGCGTCGCCTGATGGACGGACTGCTGCGGCCGCACCCCGGTCGGTGACGGCGCCCCGGCGGCGCCGGGCTTCGAGGTACCGCCGGGCTTCGAGGTCCACAGCCTCCTCGCCTCGCACCGGACTGCCCCCTCAGCCATTCGGCCCAATAGCACGTTCGCGTCGGAATAAGTCTATTTATTCTGATGTGGCGGCGGTGACGTGAATGACCAGGTGATCCGTCGGCTTATTCGTTGAATGTCCGGGACCCGTGAACGGGGGAGCAGGGTGGAGCCACGCGGGTCCTCAGACGAGACCGGCACGGACGGTGCCGACGAAGGCAAGACGCCCGGACGGTCCGCCGCCGTCCGCGGGCTGCCGCCGGCGCCGAACGGGTCCTGGCCGCTGCTGTCGCGGATCGTGATCATGGCGGCCATCGGGGTGCTGACGATCGGTGTCACGCTCCACCTGCTTCTGCTGTTCCTGTTCGTGGCCCCGCCCAACGCCATCAGCAAGAAGTACGACCGGCCGGTCAAGGGTTACGTCTATCCGGAGTTCGACCAGAACTGGCAGCTTTTCGCGCCGAACCCGCTCCAGGACAACATCGCCGTGCACGCGCGCGCCGAGGTCGCGTTCCCCGACGGCTCCCGGCGCACGACGAACTGGCTGGCAATGACCGCCCAGGACATCCGCGCGATCAGGCGCAACCCCGTGCCCAGTCACGCGCACCAGAACCTGCTGCGTCAGGCCTGGGACTTCTACAACAGGACGCACGATGTCAAGGGGCGGGCGATAGGCCTGCGCGGCGAACTCGCCGAGGCCTTCGTACGCCGTATCGCGGCTCACCGGCTCGGACCGCGGATCGACGGCGGTCAGGTGGTCAAGGTGCAGATCTACGCGACGAACACCCCGATCATCCCGCCGAAGTGGAGCGACGACGGCGGGAGCACCGAGAAGACCTACCAGATGCTTCCGTGGTGGCCGGTCTCCAAGAAGGAGTTCCCGTGAGCGTCGAGAAGGACATTGCCCGGACGCCTTCCCCCTTCAAAGACATGGGCACCAGGCTCGACGCGGCGATCGCCAGGCTCCTGAACAAGATCACGAGTGCGGCACTCGCGCCGTACCAGGCCGCGGTCATCCGGATCGGCTTCTCCCTGACCTTCGCGCTCTACCTCTTGCGCGAGTGGCCGCACCGGCTGGAGCTGTACGGGACCACCAACCCGTGGGGATTCGACCTGGCCCAGCGCCTCATCGCCTCGAACGACGCGTTCACGGTCCTGATGTGGTCGAACGACAGGCTGTGGTTCGAGCTGGTCTACCACGGGGTGATCGTGGCGAGTGTGCTGCTGCTCCTGGGGTGGCACACCCGCACGATGTCGATCCTGTTCATGGTCGGCGTGTTGTCACTGATGAACCGCAGCGTCCTCCTGGGCGACGGCGGCGACACCCTCATCCACCTGATGGCGAGCTATCTGGTGCTCACGCGGTGCGGGCAGGTGTGGTCCCTGGACGCCCGCCGGCGGGAGCGCAGGGGGACCCCGCACCCGGACGGCTGCGATCGGGTGAGCGTGGCGCTGTGGCTCCTCGCCGGCGCGGGCCTCGCCGTCGCACAGATGACGGGATTCGCCAAAATTCCCAGAGGCTGGGTACTGATCCTCTGGGGACTGTGGTTGAGTCAGGCCCTGTGGTTCTGGGCAGGACGCCGGCGTTCCCCGGACGCGCGGGCGCTGTTGGATGTCGTCGCCAACCTCGTCCACAACGCGGCGATGCTGGTGATCGGCGCCCAGGTATGCCTGCTCTATGCCACCGCCGGCTGGTACAAGATCCAGGGCCCCCGCTGGCAGGACGGAAGCGCCCTGCACTACCCGCTCCATCTGGACTACTTCAGCCCGTGGACCGGGCTGTCCCAGGTGCTCGACAGCCGCTCCACCATGGTCACGCTGATCACCTACGGCACCGTGGTCGCGCAGGTCGCCTTTCCCTTCACCCTCCTCAACCGACGGGTGAAGAACGTCATGCTTGCGATCTTGATGACCGAACACGCGACCATCGCGGTGATCTGCGGCTTGCCGTTCTTCTCGCTGGCGATGATCGTCTCTGACATGGTCTTTCTGCCGACGAACTTCCTGCGCTGGGGCGGGTCGAGGATTGCGGCCGCCCGGGACCGCATCACCGCACCACTACGCCGGAGCAAGGGCCCGGACGACCGGAACGAGAGCCGGAGCATGACCGTCTGACGCGCCGTGCGACCTCACGCGGGTGATGCCGGGCGCGCGCGGCCCCCTGGCGGAACGGCCCGTGGTGGGCACGAACCGCCAGAGGGATTGCGGGATGGCGCCTGCCCCTCAGCGTGAGCCGAGAGCTGTGCCGAGCGCGTGCCCTGCCTCGGGCGTTGTGGGCTCGGCCGCCTGTGATGACGCCATTCGCTCAGCCACCTGCTCCTGTGGTGCCGCCGGTGGCACCGGTCGCACCGGTCGCACCGGTCGCACCGGTCGCACCGGTCGCACCGGTGGTGCCTCCTGCGATGGTGGTGGCACCCGTGCTGGTTGTGGTGGCACCGGTGGTGGTGGCGCCGGTGGTGGTGGCGCCGGTGCTGGTGGTGGCGCCGGTGGTGGCGCCGGTGGTGGTCTGGGCACCGGTCGTCGTGCCGCCGGTGGTGGTCTGGGCACCGGTCGTCGTGGCGCCGGTGGTGGTCTGGGCGGCGGTCGTCGTGGTAGCGCCGGTGGTGGTGCTGGCACCGGTGGTGGTGCTGGCGCCGGTTGTGACGGCGCCGGTCACGGTGGTGGCACCGGTTACGGTGCGTCCGCCACCCCCGCCGCCGCCTCCGCCGCCGCCTCCGCCTCTCCCCTTGCACAGCGCCCTGACCGAGCCCGGAGCGACATCGATGATCTTGCCGTTGGCCCTGCTGACGCAAAGGACCTTTGATGCTCCTGGCGCCGCCTGTGTCGCGTGGGTCGGAGCCTTCGCAGCCGCTGGTTCAGCGCCTGTCGCCCCTATCGCCCCCATCGATCCGACGAGCGCCGCCGCTGCGAAGGACGCGCCGACCACGTGGGTAAGACGCTTCCGGATGATTGTCATCACTGCGCCTCCTCTTCTCTCTCGAGTCCATAGATGGCTCCAGAGTGGGAGCGCGGCCATGACCGCGGCGTTGAGCCTGCGTGACCCCCGCGTGACGCCGGTCGGAGCGCGTGGCGGGGGCCGACCGAACAGACCAGCACATTCCTCGACTTCGTCAAGGGCGGGCGGCGGTACTCCCTGTGGGGCATCTTCTCCGGCCCCCGGTGCGGTGCGATGTGCGCCCTGCCCTGGCCCGAAGTCAGGCTCGACGCCCTCCGGCTGCGCCTCTCGGCCCAGCTGGTCGAGGTCGCCTGCCGCGCCCGTACGGCGAAGCACCCAAGGCCGGTAACGCGGGCACCAACTGACTGAGCCTGCGTCTGGGCCACTTGGGAGGCCGTGGAGGCCGCCGTGGGCCACTTGATCTGAACGGATGAACGGGGGCCGCCGCGCTGACGCGGTGACCCCCGTTCTCACGCTTCCCCAGGTAGAAAGGTTCTTCGCCCTGGGCGCTGCGGTGGGGCGGGTGGGACTCGAACCCACGGCCGACGGATTATGAGTCCGCTGCTCTAACCGGCTGAGCTACCGCCCCCCACGGCGCGTCGCGCACATTTGTGCGCGCCGTCTGCCGCAGCATAGCCGCTCATACGATCTGTTGCCCGTGAGGGCTGCCGTCGTGCGACCACGCACGCCCAAGAGGACTTCGATCACCGGGCGTTCGGTTCCACGGCACAAGAAAAAGGACCCCTTCCGGGGTCCTCTTCTCTCTGCTCCCCCGACTGGACTCGAACCAGTAACCCTCCGGTTAACAGCCGAATGCTCTGCCAATTGAGCTACAGGGGACCGAGCTCCCCCGACTGGACTCGAACCAGTAACCTGCCGGTTAACAGCCGGCTGCTCTGCCAATTGAGCTACAGGGGATTGCTCTGTGTGCCTCGAATGCACCGCAGTCCGGTCTTCCGGACGGCGCGCGCTCGCTGCGACACATACATTAGCGCAAGCAGGGGGGTGCTCCGCCAATCGGTATCGCCTCAGGTCACCTCGGGTGATCTCCGGCCCCGGAGGGTAGGCGCGCGGCACAGCCCGGCACTCCGGTCCGTACCGGCACCGGACGGGTCCGACGAGAGGAAAGGTGGAGCAATGCGCTACCGGCTCACGTTCATCGCGGGACTGGCCACGGGGTATGTGCTCGGCACACGGGCCGGCCGGGAACGGTACGAGCAGCTCCGCAAGGCCGCCCAGCGGATCAGCCAGAACCCGGCGGTCCGGAACACCGCGGAGTCCGCCGCGCTGACCGGGCGCGAGGCGGCCTCGAAGGCGTTCGGGACGGTGTCGGCGAAGGTCGGCGACCGGCTGCCCGACTCCGTCAGCAGCCGGGTGCGCTCGCTGCGCGAGCAGCGTTCCCCCGAAGAGGACGACTGGGGCACGAGCAACACCTGAGCAGCCCCGGGGGCAAACCCTGACGCTGCCCCTATGCGTCGTATGGGGCATCATCTGGGTCCATGGGGATAGTCGCCGGATTGGACAGTTCGTCCGAGAGCACACGGATCGTCGTCTGCGATGCGGACACGGGCGCCGTCATCAGGCACGGGTACGCGCCGCACCCCGTCGAGAAGGGGCCCGACGTCGACCCGCAGGCGTGGCTGATGTCACTCGGCGAGGCGGCGGGAGGCGGGCTGCTCGAAGGGGTGCAGGCGATCGGCGTCTCCGCGCAGCCGCACGGCCTGGTCCCGCTGGACGTCGAGGGCAATCTCGTACGGCCGGCGCTGGTGGGCAATGACCGGCGGGCGCAGTCCGCGGCCGCGGATCTCATCGACTCGCTGGGCGGGCGTACCGCGTGGGC
This Streptomyces decoyicus DNA region includes the following protein-coding sequences:
- a CDS encoding HTTM domain-containing protein, which translates into the protein MSVEKDIARTPSPFKDMGTRLDAAIARLLNKITSAALAPYQAAVIRIGFSLTFALYLLREWPHRLELYGTTNPWGFDLAQRLIASNDAFTVLMWSNDRLWFELVYHGVIVASVLLLLGWHTRTMSILFMVGVLSLMNRSVLLGDGGDTLIHLMASYLVLTRCGQVWSLDARRRERRGTPHPDGCDRVSVALWLLAGAGLAVAQMTGFAKIPRGWVLILWGLWLSQALWFWAGRRRSPDARALLDVVANLVHNAAMLVIGAQVCLLYATAGWYKIQGPRWQDGSALHYPLHLDYFSPWTGLSQVLDSRSTMVTLITYGTVVAQVAFPFTLLNRRVKNVMLAILMTEHATIAVICGLPFFSLAMIVSDMVFLPTNFLRWGGSRIAAARDRITAPLRRSKGPDDRNESRSMTV
- a CDS encoding DUF5819 family protein, with translation MEPRGSSDETGTDGADEGKTPGRSAAVRGLPPAPNGSWPLLSRIVIMAAIGVLTIGVTLHLLLLFLFVAPPNAISKKYDRPVKGYVYPEFDQNWQLFAPNPLQDNIAVHARAEVAFPDGSRRTTNWLAMTAQDIRAIRRNPVPSHAHQNLLRQAWDFYNRTHDVKGRAIGLRGELAEAFVRRIAAHRLGPRIDGGQVVKVQIYATNTPIIPPKWSDDGGSTEKTYQMLPWWPVSKKEFP
- a CDS encoding AfsR/SARP family transcriptional regulator translates to MSPDELIFSRPHANGWPALQIALLGGFDLVVGDVPVVVPVGSKRLLAFIALKGRTAAPRSLVAGSLWPEACEQSAHTNLRSALSRLRSIGRRALEVSPTDVRLARDVSVDLHHARSLAQRILDPGVPAGELQLSAATVDQLSGDVLPGWYDDWALQEAERWQQLRLHALESLAGEFIDTKQFAGAVAAAHAAVQANPLRESSQASLIRAHLAEGNLSEALDDFERYEHRLRDELGLRPTPRLRRLMDGLLRPHPGR